Below is a genomic region from Mustela lutreola isolate mMusLut2 chromosome 1, mMusLut2.pri, whole genome shotgun sequence.
agaaaattaaagaagaaattaaaaaactatggaaacaaatgaaaatgaaaacacaatggtccaaaaatCTTTGGGAGGCAGTGAAAGTagtcataagagggaagtatatagcaatacaggttctacctcaagaagcaataAAAGCCTCAAATATGaaacctaaccttacacttaaaggagtTAGACATAGAACAATAAAAGAAGCCTAAtgccagtaggagaagagaaataataaaggctagagcataaataaatgatatagaaacaaataaataaacaacaacaataaaattaaaacagatcaatgaaaccaggagttggtactttgaaaaaatgtacaaaattgaTAACCCCttagccagatttatcaaaaaaaaaaaaaaaaaggagagagcgagaggaaggaccaaaacaaataaaatcatgaattatatAGGTGCAATCAAAAACAACACTACAGAACAAAGaattacaagagaatattattaaaaattatatgccaacaaattgggcaatctgggagaaatggataaattcctagaaatataaaagCTATGAATACTGAAacatgatgaaatagaaaactaGAACAGATGAATAGccaacaaagaaattaaattagtaataaaaaatctcccaaaaaacaaaagttcaggacccGGTGGCTACAGAGggaaattctactaaacattaaagaaaagttaatacctattttttgcaaactattaaaaaatgcaaatgtaaGGAAAACTTATAAACTCCTCTATGAGGTTAGCATTACCCTATTCAAAACCTATCCAAAatccaaaaccagaaaacaaccccactaaaaaagagaactccAGGCCAGTATCCCTGATCAACATGTATGCAaacattctcaacaaaatattagcaaatagaatctaacagtacattaaaagaagcATTCATCATAATCAAGTGAGatgtattcctgggctgcagaggtagttcaatatttgcaaaacaacCAGCATGGTACACCACATTtctaaaagaaaggataagaaccatataatcctctcaataaaggcagaaaaagcacttgacagagTACAAAATCCATTCCTTATAAAAACCCtcaaccaggggcacctgggtggctcagtgggttaagcctctgcctttggctcatgatctcagagtcctaggatcaagccccacatcaggctctctgtccagcagggagcctgctccccacctctctctgcctacgtctcagcctagttgtgatctctctctctctctgaaataaataaataaaatcttaacaaaaaacaaCTGCAACCAATTAGggtagagagaacatacctcaaaagattaaaagtcatctatgaaactCCACAAgtaataccatcctcaatgggggggggggggacagagaaTTTCCTTTACAGAATATTCTCTGGAATATTCCAGAGAATAGGACAGGGATGCCTATTCTCACCATTAATATTTAACACAGaactagaggtcctagcttcggcaatcagacaacaaaaagaaataaaaggcacccaaacctagaaggaagaagtcaaactttcactctttgtagACAACATAGTATGctacatagaaaacccaaagaatcCACCAAAAATTTGCAGGAGCTGACACAAAAATTCAGTTAAAGatgaaggatacaaaatcaatatagagaaatctgttgcatttctatctGCCAatgatgaagcagcagaaagtgaaatcaaggaatcagtcccatttacaattacaaaccataagatacctaggaataaaccataccaaagaggtaaaaagatCTGCAtgctgaaaactatgaaacactgatgaaagaaatacaagatgacaaaaacaaatggaaaaacattccatgctcaaggattggaagaacaaatatgttAAATGTATGGCCCaaagcaaactacacatttaataagatctctctcaaaataccaccaacatcttacacagagctagaacaaaaatcctaaaatttgtatggaaccacaaagaccctgCATAgaaaaagcaatcttgaaaaagggaAGTACAGTGCAAGGCATCACAAGTCTGTACTTCAagatacattacaaagctgtagtggtCAAGACAGTACTGTtgtggtacaaaaacagaaacatagatcaatggaacagaatagaaaacccagacatGGACCTACAAccatatggccaactaatctttaacaaagtaggaaagaataccacatggaaaaaagacagtctcttcaacaaatggtgtttggaaaacaggacagcaacatgcaaaagaataaaactgaatcaTTTTCTTGTACAAAACTACATgtagacaggaaaccatcaaaatcctagaggagaactcaGGTAGAACCTCTTTAACATTGCTAtacatgtctccagaggcaagggatataaaagcaaaaatgaaatttaggacttcatcaacgtaaaaagcttctgcacgatgaaggaaaaaaatcaacaaaactaaaagacaaccatTCTGAAGgttgaaaagatatttacaaatgaccttatctgataaagagttagtatccagaatataaaaagaacttatcaaactcaatacccaaacaaataacccagttaaaaaatgggcagaagaggggcacctggctggctcagtgggttaaagcctctgcctttggctcaggtcatgatcctagggttctgagatcgagccccgcatcgggctctctgctcagcggggagcctgctttctcctctctctctctgcctgcctcgccgcctacttgggatttctgtatgtcaaataaataaataaaatcttttaaaaaaataataaaaaataaaaaatgggcagaagacatgaataggtaTTTTCCAAACATGACACacagttggccaacagacacatgaaaagatgctgagcaTCACACATCattaaggaaatataaatcataactaaaatgagatatcatctcacacctgtcagaatagatAAAATCAACCAcagaggaaacaacagatgttgatgaggatgaggatagaggggaaccctcttacactgttggtgggaaatgcaaactggtgcagccgctgtggaaaacagtatggaggttccccaaagggataaaaatagaactaacctatgatccagcaattgcagtagtaggtatttacccaaaggaaacaaaaatactgattcgagGTATACACACTCTCcgatttatagcagcattatcagtaAGACCCAgattatgaaaagagcccagatagTCACTGAATGAtgaaatgataaagaagatgtgagatatatgtgtgtgtgtgtgtgtgtgtgtatgtgtgtgtatatatatatatatgtgtgtgtatgtatatacatatatgctataaaaaagaatgaaatattgccatttacaaAGATGTgcatggagctagagggtattatgctaagtgacataagtcagtcagaataagacaaataccatatgattttacttatatgtgaaacttaagaaacaaaacaaatgaacacgggggaaaaaaagagggcaaGCCATGAAACAGATTCTGGACTAAAGTCTACAAACAggatgctggaggggaagtgggcagGGAGATAAGTTAAATGGgagatggagattaaggagggaactggctgtgatgagcactgagtgttggaTAAAGGTgatacccctgaaactaataatacatcatatgttaactagctggaatttaaataaatacttgaagctaaaaaataaaataaaacaaaataaagtggcaggggttgggaggtgggggtaccaggtggtgggtattatagagggcacaaattgcatgaagcactgggtgtgctgcaaaaataatgaatactgttatgctgaaaataaataaaatataaattttttaaaaaagcaaaatagactACAACGAGatgtagaaataaaatcagaaggcTAAGAATTTAGTCTAAACTCTCACTTTAAAAACCTGTATGCCATTAGGTAAATCTTACTATTCTGAGCTTCACTTTCCCAGcaatacaataaatatattttgatgatCGGTTATATATTGGTTTGACTGTAAAggtgtaaaagagaaaaatctgcaaAAAGACTCTCCATATGTGATGTCTACATATGCAAACTGGATTAATCTTGATTGTCATTATGGACTCTTCAACTCCTGGCATTGAAAGGAGACATATTCTCACCAACTGGAGGATGGAGAAATGGGATTACAAACAGATGTTCtaatacatatacttttttaaagctttatttatttgtttgtttgggagacagagagagaggacgagagagcaaaagaaggggttgcagcagagggagagggagaagcagggtcccagctaggcagggagcccaatgtgggactcagtcacaggaccccatgatcatgagctgagccaaaggcagatgcttaactaagccacccatatacatatactatacCTTGATACATATTCTAATACCAATAAAATGTCCCCCTTCTAATCCATATTCTAATACCAAGTGGCAGATAAAAACACCCACAATAATAAAATGTCACCCttctaatttaattctttaaagagCATTTCAAGTTCCAGAGGAAAAAACAAGTTGATAATGAAAATGGGTGGGGAAATAAGACAACACATTTATTACTTAATGCTattactaaacaaacaaaaaggtagaGAAGATACTATGGTATTggtgtggaaaaaagaaagaccaggCTTGAACTTCCTTGACCATATTAGGAGAAAATGCTAGGAATATTGCCatgaaaggtattttattttaaacatacagaaTCCCACCAGACAAAACTAACTACACGGATACACACTGTTTCTGATCAATTCACTCTTCTACTCAGAGTTTTTCTCACAGCAAGTTTAATGTCCTTGTTTCTCAAGCTGTAAATGAAAGGGTTCATCATGGGAACTGCATTTGTATAAAAGACAGAGGAGATTTTTCCCTCGTCCATAGACTCAGCAGAAGATGGTTTAAGATACATAAATGCACCTGATCCAAAGAACAGAGAAACAGCAATTATGTGGGAACTGCACGTGCTGAAGGCTTTGGACCTGCCCTCAGTAGAGCTGATGCGCAAGATGCTGGACAGGatgaaaccataagagacaaagATAGTGACAGTGGGCACAATGATATTCATACCCACGACAATGAAAACCACCAGCTCATTCACATAAGTGCTGGTGCAGGAGAGCTGGAGTAGAGGGAGAATGTCACACAAATAATGGTTGATGGTGTTTGCATCACAGAAGGTCAGTCTTAGCATGCATCCAGTGTGAGCCGTTGCATCCAAAAATGACACCAAATATGAACCAAACATAAGGATGGAACACACTTTAGGGGACATGGCAACATTATATAAGAGTGGGTTACAGATCGCCACATAGCGATCGTAGGCCATTGATGTCAGCACATAAGCTTCAGAAATaccaaaaccacagaaaaagaaaagctgggtCATGCATCCCCTGTAGGAGATAATATTCCTCTTTGATGTGAAGTTAATCAGCATTTTGGGTGTAAACACAGAAGAATAACAGAGGTCTATGAAGGACAAATTgaagaggaaaaagtacatgggggtgtgcaGGTGTGAATTCAGCAGGATTAGAGTTATCAAGCCCAAATTTCCTAACACAGTGACCACATACATGAGTAGAAACAGGAAGAACAGGAGGAGCTCAAGATATGGTGAGTCTGTTAGCCCCATAAGAATAAATGCAGTCACAAATGAAGTATTTTCAGCAGGCATTCTTCTCTAAGGGGATCTGTGAACACAGGAGAAAAAGTTACACAGAGAACAATTGAACATTTCCTACCATATCTCCTTGCACAGAAGTTGGATTTGTACTAGGAATATTTGAGTCTACCCCAAACTGGACCCACAGAATCTGCTTTGTCATTATCATGAATCTAGTGACATGGACACTTCCTTATTGGGGTTCTATTAGCTGTAAAACAAAGAGCATTAAAACTTGGCCTACAAAATGAAGACCAATGTTTCCATAAGCCAATAGGACTGCTGTTGAAACCAAAGGTTAGGGAGAAGATTGGACCAGAAGGAAATTCCCTTCTCTCATTTCACTTCTTTGACCACATGACCCTCCACTAACCAGTAAAATGGAGGCAGCAACCCCACCAAACGGGTGCTGGCTTTCAAGGGGATTGGATTTCTTGTGGTGAGAATGAGGAAAATTGTTCTAATCCAAAAATAAGGACCAGAGTCTAGGAGAGTTCAAGTTCCTGACCCATGTACAGAGTAAAAACAATGAATGTAGAAGAGTGAGAGTTCCATCAATAGAACTGACTAATAAATTGCATCCTTGAAACCTAATAATATTTCTAAACCTTCCCTGCTCCGTCACCCTCCCCTAAACAGGTCCTTCTACCAATTTCATGTGAGTCTAAGGACTGCAATGAACTGGAAAGTAATTGGCATCTTTGATTCCTAGACTACCATCATAAAAGAAAGACATGAataggcacacctgggtggctcagtcagttgagcatctgccttcagctcaggtcatgattccagggttctgggatgaagccccacatccagctccctgctcagcaaggagtcttcatctccctttctctctgctcctgctctctcaaacactgcttctctcaaataaataaataaaatcttttaaaaaataaagcaaaagacaTGAGTATAAATGGAATTCAGAAACTCACCCTCCTTAGGCAAGAACACCTTGGACCTTCCTTACTAGTATTACCTCTGTGCTCCTGAAAGGGCAAATTCTGTGGCTTTGCTTCCTTCGATTCTATGAGGACACAACCCACACTTAATTTCTGATGAGCCCTGGAATTCCTTCTGAACCACAGACAATAATTTCTGGCTATGAGTTCTCTTAAGCAGCAGACCAAAATAAACAGCCTTTATTATGATCATTTTGCACTTGGTAAATCACAGAAGACTTAAGGTGAGGGCAATGATATAATGTTCTCAGATATAAACAGGGCAGAAGCTTACTCAGTCTCTCTTCCACAGGGAATGGTTTCTGGTGTAATAGGGTCTTGAGAGGATTGTATTTACACAAAGGACCACAATGGGTTTCTAGTTCCTTTGGAGCTAAAATTTTACTCAAGGTTACAGTCCACTGGAGGGATCAGACATCCCCTGAGAGAAGCCAAAAATAAAGTCCTATTTCCAGGTCAGCAACATGGCAGAAGAGGAAGCTCTAGAATTTCTTACTTTACATGGACACCCTGATTCAAAAATGTTTCATATACATAAATTCCCGTTCTAAGAAATCTAGACAGTGGTTAAGGTATTCCTGGTCCCATTTAAACAATAAATCTTTACACATTCCCTAACATTTTAGGGAAATTCTAGATATCCTTTCCTTATAACAGCTATGCTTGCACAGCACCTTCAAAGTGGAACAATTTGAGCCAGTTCCTAGCTTCTACCTGGGGAGGGAAAGAATTCCACCATCTGTATAATGCTCCAACTTTTAATACATGTGCCTAGAAGACTGGCTTCTATATAGTCTGTGTCAGAAAGCAAAGGAGATACAGGACACCGCATACTTCAGCTGCCTggggagagaaacaaagagatggTGGTGTGAGCTGGAAGCCACCAGAGTTCCTTCCCCTGGCTCAGCATAAAGGAAGTGATTGAAAAGCTCTTTTTTGCAGCTTCTCtctggtgaggaaaaaaaaaattgccctatGCATCCAGCAAGCAATACAACTTATCGTTGAGCTGTGTGAGGAATTAGTTTCAGTCCTGCTTGTTTTAGAACACAGACACAATCCAGCACACAAGGGATGAAGACAGGGTTGGAGGGAAgcatggggagaaggggggtcactgcaactaataccaaagaaagaGGGTTAGACTGCACAAAATTGAGAGGTCTCCAAAGTCTCTGGCCAGGCTTGTTAGTGATACCTTCTCTAGTCCAAGGCCAGTCCGTGAATGTCAGGACAGATGGGTGTTTTGTCTAATGTGCAGACACCAATGTAGAGAATCAGTGAAAATGAAGACAAGTTGAAATACTTTCCAAAAAGGAGTAAGAGCTATCTCCACAAACTGACACTAACGAAATGAAAATATGTGATTTACCTGACAGAGAATTGAAATGACTGTCCTAAGATGCTCACTGGAGTCAGAGAACAATACACAAACCAAGAGAAAATTTCAACATAGAGACAGAAAACCTAAAAGTATTAAACAGAAATCATGGAGCTCAGAAACACAATATCTGAACTAAAAAATTTAGTACAAGGGCTCAAGAACAAAGGAGactgaacaaaagagaggatCGTTAATTTGATTAAAGATCActgtataaagaagatatggtccatatatgcaatggagtattatgcttccatcagaaaggatgaatacccaacttttgtatcaacatgaaagGGACCGGaacagattatgctgagtgaagtaagtcaaccagagacagtcaattatcataaggtttcacgtACTTGTGGCGCATAAGGAATAATGTGGAGGACACTGGgacaaggagaggagaaggaagttgggggaaattgggggaGGAGACGAAtaatgagagattgtggactctgagaaagaaactgaggctttgggaggggaaggggtagggggttggatgagcctggtggtgggtattaaggagggcacatattgcatggaacactgggtgtgatgcataaacagtgaatcttggaacactgaaaaaataaaaaagtttaaaaaatctgGATACTTTGTGAAAATCAGATGGAAATAGGACACAGCTAATTTGGGAACTATAATGATGATGAATTTAGGAATAACAGATGTATAGGTGAATATAGTTTGATGATACCTTTCTTGATGTTCTGGACGATGataataaagagagaaagtgcCACAGCTATGGTTCAGTGATGAATTACATGAAGCATGTTTTAAGTAACCCAGATACATTATCTTATATGATGTTCTAAAATTCTTGGGTTTCCTCAAGCTTAATTGATGTatacttattaaataaaaattgtatgtttataaaatgtaaaaatcactGTAAATTATTCTAACAGGAGGGcgaaatgaaaaagaacaaaaaatagtgAAGAAATCCTGAAAGACTTACTGTATAATACCAAGTGAATCAATATCTAAATTTCAGAAACCGCAGTAGGAGAACAGAGTTCGAAAGAACCAGGAAAcctattcaaagaaaaaaaaaggctgaaaaatttccaaattatatAAACTTTCAACACTGTGATCAATTTATACAAAGATAAAACCCAGAATAATTACataatgaatacacacacacacacacacacacacacacacacacacacaggtcaacTGTTTATCCACTTTCCAGTTACTTAACTAAGTCAACCTGACTTCCACCTTCAGACTCAGGTCTACACAAATTTACAGGAACAGTGCTTATGTAGGTAGGTGAGATACAAAACCCTCTAACCCAATATTCTGGACTCAATGCAAATTTACTGACTGCTGATTCACCTCTCAACTTGAATTATGCATTTGGTATCTGGGTCTGTTTCAATCATTATGCTTTATACTAACTCTGGCAATTGAAGCAGTACTTTCTCTTTGCCTAAATATGTCCATCTTTCCACATTCTCAAATTATAATCATCACACCATTGTAAAAAGTATGCCTAAAAaagttctttaagattttatcaaGAATATAGAAAGGATTCAGAAAGTGAAATTACATAATACATAGGAGAACCATCTCCTCTTTTCCTTAACCTAAACATAATGACACACAACCTATAAGAAACCTATAGAATGGGGTTCTCCATGGAGTTGGCTACTCCTGCAGAACCTGATGGAAGGTCTTCATTGAGTGTAGTAAAATCACTGTCTTTGCTCAAGACTGGTTTACATTACTCCACACTACTCTAATTCTGGTTTCTTCTGTGtgagccattcttttttttttttttttaattgtttatttcttttcaccataacaatattcattgtttttgcaccacaccaagtgctccatgcaatccgagccctccctaatacccaacacctggttcccccaacatcccaccccccgtcccttaaagaccctcaggttgtgtttcagagtccatagtctctcatggttcacctccccttccaatttccctcaattcccttctcctctcgatctccccatgtcctccatgttatttgttatgctccacaaataagtgaaaccatgtgaaaattgactctctctacctgacttatttcactcagcataatctcttccagtcctgtccatgttgctacaaaagttgggtattcatcttttcttttctttttttttttttaatttattttcagtgtaacagtattcattgtttttgcaccatacccagtgctctatgcaatatgtgccctctataatacccaacacttggttcccccaacctcccaacccccgacCCTTCAAaacgctcagattgtttttcagagtccatagtctctcatggttcacttccccttccaattgcctcaactcccttctcctctccatctccccttgtcctccatgctatttgttatgctccacaaataagtgaaactatatgataattgactctctctgcttgacttatttcactcagcataatctcttcgagtcccgtccatgttgctataaaggttgggtattcatcccttctgatggaggtataatactgcatagtgtatatgggccacatcttcattatccatgagtccgttgaaggacatcatGTTTCGTTCCACAGTTTGAAAactctggccattgctgctataaaccttggggtacagatagcccttcctttcactacatctgtatctttgggattaatgcccagtagtgcaattgcagggtcatagggaagctctatttttaatttcatgaggaatctccacactgttctccaaagtggctgcaccaacttgcattcccaccaacagtgtaagaggattcccctttctccacatcctctccaacacatgttgtttcctgtcttgctaattttggccattctaaatggtgtaaggtggtatctcaatgtagttttaatttgaatctccctgatggctagtgatgatgaacattttttcatgtgtctgataaccatttgtatgtcttcattgaagaagtatctgtccatttttatatatgattatctgctttgtgtgtgttgagtttgaggagttctttatagttcctggatatcaaccttttgtctctcctgtcgtttgcaaatatcttctcccattccgtgggttgcctcttgttttgttgactgtttcctttgttgtacagaagcctttgaatttgatgaagtcccaaaagtttattttcgcttttgttatCCTTTGCTTttgggagacatatcttgaaagatgtgGTTGATagtgaagaggttactgcctatgttctcccctaggattctgatggattcctgtctcacattgaggtcttttatccattttgagtttatctttgtgtacagtgtaagagaatggtcgagtttcattcttctacatatagctgtccaattttcccagcaccatttattgaagagacttttctccactgtatattttt
It encodes:
- the LOC131820580 gene encoding olfactory receptor 8B3-like, producing the protein MPAENTSFVTAFILMGLTDSPYLELLLFFLFLLMYVVTVLGNLGLITLILLNSHLHTPMYFFLFNLSFIDLCYSSVFTPKMLINFTSKRNIISYRGCMTQLFFFCGFGISEAYVLTSMAYDRYVAICNPLLYNVAMSPKVCSILMFGSYLVSFLDATAHTGCMLRLTFCDANTINHYLCDILPLLQLSCTSTYVNELVVFIVVGMNIIVPTVTIFVSYGFILSSILRISSTEGRSKAFSTCSSHIIAVSLFFGSGAFMYLKPSSAESMDEGKISSVFYTNAVPMMNPFIYSLRNKDIKLAVRKTLSRRVN